From a single Rosa rugosa chromosome 7, drRosRugo1.1, whole genome shotgun sequence genomic region:
- the LOC133721339 gene encoding putative F-box protein PP2-B12 — MENAAVMMDLPEGCIANVIGLTTPPDACRLSLTSTDFKSAADSDAVWDKFLPPDTNEILSRSESAIDAKSKKELFLTLSHNPILIDDGKMSFSLDKWSGKKCYMIAARGLRIAWDDTPRYWKWKSLPVSRFKEAAKLRFVCWLEIRGRIETRMLSPSTTYKAYLVYKLTKRTYGLDWPAVVTVGARAYGFDYECPGLKEITAGIKHTAILVPQRKIEGQLARHHEINEVKFPNESRADGWLEMELGEFHCQGDEDGELEMIFCETSMGKSGLLVQGMDVRPERE; from the exons ATGGAAAACGCGGCGGTGATGATGGACTTGCCGGAAGGCTGCATAGCCAACGTGATCGGGCTTACGACCCCTCCAGACGCGTGCAGGCTGTCGTTGACTTCGACGGATTTCAAGTCGGCGGCAGACTCCGACGCCGTTTGGGACAAGTTCCTTCCGCCTGATACCAATGAGATCCTATCCCGTTCCGAATCTGCAATCGACGCCAAATCCAAAAAGGAGCTTTTCCTCACTCTCTCCCACAACCCCATCCTCATCGACGATGGCAAGATG AGCTTTTCACTTGACAAATGGAGTGGGAAGAAATGCTATATGATAGCTGCAAGGGGCCTTCGGATTGCTTGGGATGATACTCCACGATATTGGAAATGGAAATCTCTGCCTGTGTCCAG GTTTAAGGAGGCGGCCAAGCTTCGTTTTGTATGCTGGCTTGAAATCCGTGGGAGAATTGAAACGCGCATGCTGTCCCCATCCACGACATATAAAGCTTATCTGGTGTACAAGTTAACTAAACGCACTTATGGACTAGACTGGCCTGCCGTGGTCACAGTTGGTGCAAGAGCTTATGGGTTTGATTATGAATGCCCTGGTTTGAAGGAAATAACTGCAGGCATTAAGCACACTGCGATTCTTGTGCCGCAAAGAAAAATAGAAGGACAGCTCGCAAGACATCATGAAATCAATGAAGTTAAATTTCCAAATGAAAGCAGAGCGGATGGGTGGCTGGAGATGGAGCTGGGTGAGTTTCACTGTCAAGGTGATGAAGACGGGGAGTTGGAAATGATTTTTTGTGAGACTAGTATGGGTAAGAGTGGTCTCCTTGTTCAAGGAATGGATGTCAGACCCGAGAGGGAGTAG